The following proteins are encoded in a genomic region of Spirochaetota bacterium:
- a CDS encoding NADH-quinone oxidoreductase subunit C: MPSIDQVKKDLKEKFKGSVKGFETPLATRLFVDVDKKNIREICNEVIAMGARYMVSIGYDNIARDNTLGLVHTFSFDKDNIFCCIRTKVPADKPVVDSITPDIPNAGWSEREYMDLLGMQFEGHPKPKRLILADDWPQGIYPLRKEVPWNLMPPAAEDVAYQLDEAPEGCTTVPIGPFHPTLHEPAHFAVYVDGETIKGCDYRGFMTHRGIEKLCTTQVTYNEVPFIAERICGICGSVHATSYSQSVELAAGIKISRKAEYIRTFMLELERIHSHLLWLGVAGHLIGFDTVFMHSWRVREPVMWLAEKITGNRKTYGMIIIGGVRRDILPHKDDILNVMDKVEKELIAIKNAIVGDTAIHRRTKGVGYISKEDTIKWSLVGPVARARGVDIDTRRDHPYAAYDAVQFDVPVVDTCDVWGTVLVRILETFESIKIIRQVLKDMPVDEPLLYEFDEPIKPLVHSISAVEAPRGEVVHYVITGEENRADRWRVRAPTYPNLQGVPLMLLNNQLADAPIIIGSIDPCFSCTDRMALIDLKTGKQTILSNEELESLSRSKKV, encoded by the coding sequence ATGCCATCGATAGACCAAGTTAAAAAGGATTTAAAGGAAAAGTTCAAAGGCTCTGTCAAGGGCTTTGAAACACCACTTGCAACGCGGTTGTTTGTTGATGTTGATAAAAAAAATATACGGGAAATATGCAATGAAGTAATTGCAATGGGTGCCCGCTACATGGTAAGCATAGGGTACGATAATATAGCCAGAGATAATACATTGGGTTTAGTACATACCTTTAGTTTTGATAAAGATAACATCTTCTGCTGTATACGAACTAAAGTCCCTGCTGATAAGCCTGTTGTGGATTCCATCACTCCTGATATTCCTAATGCAGGGTGGTCAGAACGTGAATATATGGACTTGCTTGGCATGCAATTTGAAGGTCATCCAAAGCCAAAACGACTAATTCTGGCTGATGATTGGCCTCAAGGGATATACCCTCTTCGCAAAGAAGTTCCCTGGAATTTAATGCCGCCTGCAGCTGAGGATGTGGCATACCAGCTTGATGAGGCACCTGAAGGATGTACCACTGTTCCTATTGGTCCATTCCATCCAACACTGCATGAACCAGCACATTTTGCAGTGTATGTTGATGGTGAAACAATTAAAGGTTGTGATTACCGTGGTTTTATGACACATCGTGGTATTGAAAAATTGTGTACCACTCAGGTAACATATAATGAGGTACCGTTTATTGCAGAGCGTATTTGTGGTATTTGCGGATCAGTACATGCTACATCGTATTCGCAATCGGTTGAGTTAGCAGCGGGTATTAAAATTTCTCGGAAAGCTGAATATATCCGTACATTTATGCTTGAGCTTGAACGAATCCATTCGCACCTGCTGTGGTTGGGGGTTGCAGGTCACTTGATAGGGTTTGATACAGTATTTATGCATTCATGGCGTGTGCGTGAGCCTGTAATGTGGCTTGCAGAAAAGATTACCGGTAATCGAAAGACCTATGGCATGATTATCATTGGTGGCGTAAGGCGCGATATATTGCCACATAAGGATGATATTTTAAATGTCATGGATAAAGTAGAAAAAGAACTTATTGCAATTAAGAATGCAATAGTTGGCGACACTGCCATTCATAGAAGAACAAAAGGTGTTGGGTATATTTCAAAAGAGGATACAATCAAGTGGAGTTTGGTTGGCCCTGTTGCTCGCGCAAGAGGAGTAGATATCGATACACGCCGTGACCATCCCTATGCTGCTTATGATGCAGTACAATTTGATGTCCCGGTTGTGGATACCTGTGATGTATGGGGAACCGTTCTTGTACGTATCCTTGAAACATTTGAATCCATTAAAATTATCAGGCAAGTGTTAAAGGATATGCCTGTTGATGAACCTTTATTATATGAATTTGATGAGCCTATCAAGCCGTTGGTACATTCAATATCAGCTGTTGAAGCGCCACGTGGTGAGGTTGTACACTATGTTATCACTGGTGAAGAGAATAGGGCAGATCGTTGGCGTGTACGTGCCCCCACGTATCCTAACTTGCAGGGTGTTCCATTGATGTTGCTTAAC
- a CDS encoding proton-conducting transporter membrane subunit — MNIDLYATLLLAFAILLGASIIVPLIASKRKLAGWINTVIVAIAAGLLLYVAYIAIFVQKSSETQAIYFGSVPIYFLIDAFSGFFIAIISFMAVMSALYSIDYMEHYKDYSLRPYYINFPLFILGMIGIVTVDDLSIGFTVAWQLMTIASYFLIRFEYKEKQNVRNANKYLILMELAWLFIVAGAFLINGSAMGDSVHTLTQKLGATSGTVPVLVYTLLLLGFSFKAGVFPFGQLWLPDAHSIAPSPISALLSGVMIKTGIYGIVRTFFWMIPHEGHTVNPLVWGAIIATFGVVTLFIGTSQSLKQSDAKRLLAYSSIGQIGYIVLAIGAGLYMYHSNNMFVQMLSFVVIIGILYHVLNHAIFKGLLFLTAGSILYETHTKDLNKLGGLLKYMPASAVIAGIASLSIAGVPPFSGFASKWTIISATLLGGSQIFFLALFGIIALFTSALTLACYVKFFGMSFASTGIEWNVEHKPQEVSWKMLLPKVILALLCIVQGVIPFIYYDTITDIFKSSSGSIVQSSFNELSAHNAVFTSAMGVSINVPGMQYANAIAVPLVVILIVIVGFAVAFIVRKSAGSQEKVMPTWLCGYQDLNNNNRYKDRHMFAALKSMLWWTGGNVK, encoded by the coding sequence ATGAACATTGATCTTTATGCTACGTTACTACTGGCTTTTGCTATATTGCTTGGAGCAAGTATCATTGTGCCGCTCATAGCTTCTAAAAGAAAATTAGCAGGCTGGATAAACACAGTTATAGTAGCAATTGCAGCAGGGTTGCTACTCTATGTGGCGTATATTGCAATTTTTGTACAGAAATCATCTGAGACACAGGCAATATATTTTGGCTCTGTGCCAATCTATTTTTTGATAGATGCGTTTTCAGGGTTCTTCATTGCCATTATATCCTTTATGGCAGTGATGAGTGCACTGTACTCCATTGATTATATGGAACATTATAAGGACTATTCCCTGCGTCCTTACTACATAAACTTCCCATTATTTATTCTTGGAATGATTGGTATAGTAACTGTTGATGATTTAAGTATTGGGTTTACTGTAGCATGGCAACTTATGACTATTGCATCATACTTTTTGATCCGCTTTGAATATAAAGAAAAGCAAAATGTCCGTAATGCAAATAAATACTTAATCCTTATGGAGCTTGCATGGTTGTTTATAGTTGCGGGTGCATTCCTTATCAATGGCTCTGCTATGGGAGATTCTGTACATACATTGACGCAGAAGCTTGGAGCAACCAGCGGAACAGTTCCTGTGCTGGTGTATACTCTGTTATTATTAGGCTTTAGTTTTAAAGCTGGTGTATTCCCATTTGGTCAACTATGGCTGCCAGATGCACATTCAATTGCACCATCCCCTATTAGTGCATTGCTGAGTGGCGTTATGATTAAAACTGGTATTTATGGTATAGTACGAACATTTTTCTGGATGATTCCTCATGAAGGGCATACTGTGAATCCTCTTGTATGGGGAGCTATTATAGCAACTTTTGGTGTAGTAACGTTGTTTATTGGTACCTCCCAGTCTTTAAAGCAGAGCGATGCAAAACGTCTGCTTGCATACAGCTCCATTGGCCAGATAGGTTACATTGTTCTGGCTATTGGGGCTGGTTTGTATATGTACCACAGCAACAACATGTTTGTACAGATGCTATCGTTTGTGGTCATCATTGGAATATTGTATCATGTATTAAATCATGCCATATTTAAAGGGCTGCTCTTCCTTACCGCAGGCAGTATATTATATGAAACTCATACAAAAGACCTTAATAAGTTGGGTGGTCTTTTAAAATATATGCCAGCAAGTGCAGTAATTGCAGGGATTGCCTCATTGTCGATAGCTGGTGTTCCTCCCTTCAGCGGATTTGCAAGCAAGTGGACAATAATATCAGCAACACTGCTTGGTGGCAGTCAGATATTCTTCCTTGCACTGTTTGGGATCATTGCTCTGTTTACCAGCGCATTGACGCTTGCATGCTATGTTAAGTTTTTTGGAATGTCATTTGCTTCAACTGGCATAGAATGGAATGTTGAGCATAAACCACAGGAAGTATCCTGGAAGATGCTTTTGCCAAAAGTTATTTTGGCTCTGTTATGTATAGTCCAAGGGGTTATCCCTTTTATATATTATGATACAATTACAGATATATTCAAGTCTTCATCTGGTTCAATAGTGCAGAGTTCCTTCAATGAATTGTCGGCACACAATGCTGTATTTACTTCCGCTATGGGTGTTTCAATTAACGTGCCAGGTATGCAGTATGCAAATGCAATTGCTGTCCCACTAGTTGTGATATTGATAGTGATTGTTGGATTTGCTGTTGCCTTTATAGTCAGAAAGAGTGCAGGTTCACAAGAAAAAGTTATGCCAACATGGTTGTGTGGATATCAGGACCTTAATAATAACAATAGATATAAAGACAGGCATATGTTTGCAGCATTAAAGTCCATGCTGTGGTGGACAGGTGGTAATGTGAAATAA